Proteins encoded within one genomic window of Pseudodesulfovibrio senegalensis:
- a CDS encoding type II secretion system F family protein, whose product MQSVLIIVVMAAVLFLLVSGFAALGRSAQDKAERKVRDRLRALGLENADDERVELVRRSSSMSDVPWFNRMLENMKLAANLRRLIRQADAKGTPGTYMLASALLGLAGLYAAALATGNPLGSAVIAYVCGSLPVFMLKRKKAKRMERFTQQLPEALDLMTRALKAGHTFNGAMRMVADEFDDPIGAEFRQTLEEINYGKDADQSLTDLLHRVDCPDLKFFVVSVNIQRETGGNLAEIISNIARLVRERFELFGQVRVLSAEGRMSAMILTALPFVVASALYIINPEYMSLLYKEELGRAMAMGAVVSMTLGIFVIRRMIRITI is encoded by the coding sequence ATGCAGAGCGTATTGATCATAGTCGTCATGGCCGCGGTGCTGTTCCTGTTGGTTTCCGGCTTTGCGGCCCTTGGCCGCTCCGCACAGGACAAGGCCGAGCGCAAGGTGCGCGACCGGTTGCGCGCGTTGGGGCTGGAAAACGCGGACGACGAACGCGTGGAACTGGTCCGGCGCTCCTCGTCCATGAGCGACGTGCCGTGGTTCAACCGCATGCTGGAAAACATGAAGCTGGCCGCGAACCTGCGCAGGCTCATCCGGCAGGCGGACGCCAAGGGCACGCCCGGCACCTACATGCTGGCCTCGGCCCTGCTGGGCCTTGCCGGGCTGTATGCGGCCGCGCTGGCCACGGGCAACCCGCTGGGTTCCGCGGTCATCGCCTATGTGTGCGGTTCCCTGCCCGTGTTCATGCTCAAGCGCAAGAAGGCCAAGCGCATGGAGCGTTTCACCCAGCAGCTCCCCGAGGCGCTGGACCTCATGACCCGCGCGCTCAAGGCCGGGCATACCTTCAACGGTGCCATGCGCATGGTGGCCGATGAGTTCGACGATCCCATCGGCGCGGAATTTCGCCAGACCCTCGAGGAGATCAACTACGGTAAGGACGCGGACCAGTCCCTGACCGACCTGCTGCACCGCGTGGATTGCCCGGACCTCAAGTTTTTCGTGGTTTCCGTGAACATCCAGAGGGAAACCGGTGGCAACCTTGCGGAGATCATTTCCAACATCGCCCGGCTGGTGCGCGAACGCTTCGAGCTGTTCGGGCAGGTGCGCGTGCTTTCGGCCGAGGGCCGCATGTCCGCCATGATCCTCACGGCCCTGCCGTTCGTGGTGGCATCGGCCCTGTACATCATCAATCCCGAATACATGAGCCTGCTCTACAAGGAAGAGCTGGGCCGGGCCATGGCCATGGGGGCCGTGGTTTCCATGACGCTGGGCATTTTCGTCATCCGGCGCATGATCAGGATCACCATCTAG
- a CDS encoding type II secretion system F family protein, whose amino-acid sequence MNEYVYPLIAAGLGFVSVLLGVYGVFGFLSGAGNVERIRDRVHGGRADNGSALGHALRDAGRSLARMFDKLGSRVAPKEEERENASRLKLVQAGLRKPESYRVFQGAKAGMALIMLALFMGARTFLFDDMSMGATMFAGAGALAAGMYAPDLWLSSRLKKRQTSVTNALPDALDLLVVCVESGMGLDQAITRVCEEMRLSGPEISEEFYLLTLELRAGKKRADALRALSRRVGLDDLNSLVTLLIQADIFGISVGRTLRVYSDSMRKRRQQKAEEAAAKLPVKLMLPLILFILPALFATIMGPAIIMLGDVFEVLPN is encoded by the coding sequence ATGAACGAGTATGTTTATCCGCTGATCGCCGCCGGGCTTGGATTCGTGTCCGTGCTTCTGGGCGTGTACGGCGTGTTCGGGTTCCTTTCCGGCGCGGGCAACGTGGAGCGCATCCGCGATCGCGTGCACGGCGGCCGGGCCGACAACGGCTCTGCGCTGGGTCACGCCCTGCGCGATGCGGGCCGCTCCCTTGCGCGCATGTTCGACAAGCTCGGGTCCCGGGTCGCTCCCAAGGAAGAGGAACGCGAAAACGCCTCGCGCCTCAAGCTGGTGCAGGCCGGACTGCGCAAGCCCGAATCCTATCGCGTCTTTCAGGGCGCCAAGGCGGGCATGGCCCTGATCATGCTCGCTCTGTTCATGGGCGCACGGACTTTTTTGTTCGACGACATGAGCATGGGCGCGACCATGTTCGCCGGTGCCGGGGCATTGGCTGCGGGCATGTATGCCCCGGACCTGTGGCTTTCCTCCCGGCTCAAGAAGCGCCAGACCAGCGTGACCAACGCCCTGCCCGATGCGCTGGACCTGCTTGTGGTCTGCGTGGAGTCCGGCATGGGGCTGGATCAGGCCATTACCCGCGTGTGCGAGGAAATGCGGCTTTCCGGCCCGGAGATCAGCGAGGAATTTTATCTGCTGACCCTTGAACTGCGTGCGGGCAAGAAGCGTGCGGACGCCCTGCGCGCCCTTTCGCGCCGGGTGGGGCTGGACGATCTCAACAGCCTGGTGACCCTGCTCATCCAGGCGGATATTTTCGGCATCAGCGTGGGCCGGACCCTGCGGGTCTATTCGGATTCCATGCGCAAGAGGCGCCAGCAAAAGGCGGAAGAGGCCGCAGCCAAGCTGCCGGTCAAGCTCATGCTGCCGCTCATCCTGTTCATTCTTCCGGCATTGTTCGCCACCATCATGGGACCGGCGATCATCATGCTCGGCGATGTTTTCGAAGTGCTGCCCAATTAG
- a CDS encoding SPOR domain-containing protein, protein MKTTCHIILFLAMAALLCGCASKNMDGDFKEFAYGKDTELDLDGAKHLKIAKGYSERGNYEMAFVHLNKAQEKDPGNIEIRVLKGELLTTKGQDELALNEFLAVLQAQPDHARANQGAGTIYFRAGLFDEAESHLSMAVTTDPSLWKAHNYLGILHDRRGEYDQAAACFGKALELHDGNDSAAILNNLGVVHIARKDYASAAQAFSQALQKGGACPRTYNNLGLALTNMNRRGEALEAFRYAGGEAKAYNNLGYVLLSGGQPVEAIPYFERALELSPSYYTMADENLKRARMAARFSADIDGSTPNRLSPGPFPSVGQAAGEAADVVKASAALPRAATAAKAASVPGPQPVQERDLKPDIAAPAAATPEAASPEISTGAAKPSKVQVSKRSSATGDAIQPVYGIHVSSWQDVNRASRDCERLEKRGFSTWINEVDLGERGRWHRVVVGRYSSRAEAAKDRPGVLESCGLDRAMIVRLDSGVATN, encoded by the coding sequence ATGAAAACGACGTGTCACATCATCCTGTTTCTGGCCATGGCCGCGCTGCTGTGCGGTTGCGCTTCCAAGAACATGGATGGCGATTTCAAGGAATTTGCCTACGGCAAGGACACTGAACTGGACCTTGACGGGGCAAAGCATTTGAAGATTGCCAAGGGGTATTCCGAGCGCGGCAATTACGAGATGGCCTTCGTGCACCTGAACAAGGCGCAGGAAAAGGACCCGGGCAACATCGAGATCCGGGTGCTCAAGGGCGAACTGCTGACCACCAAGGGGCAGGACGAACTGGCACTGAACGAGTTTCTGGCCGTGCTTCAGGCACAGCCCGATCACGCCCGCGCCAATCAGGGGGCCGGGACCATCTATTTTCGGGCCGGGTTGTTCGATGAAGCCGAGTCGCACCTGTCCATGGCCGTGACAACGGACCCGTCCCTGTGGAAGGCCCACAACTATCTGGGCATCCTTCACGACCGGCGCGGCGAATACGATCAGGCCGCGGCTTGCTTCGGCAAGGCCCTGGAACTGCATGACGGCAATGATTCTGCCGCCATCCTGAACAATCTGGGCGTGGTGCACATCGCCCGCAAGGACTACGCCAGTGCCGCACAGGCCTTTTCGCAGGCACTGCAAAAGGGCGGCGCCTGTCCGCGTACCTACAACAACCTCGGGCTGGCCCTGACCAACATGAACCGGCGCGGCGAGGCGCTGGAGGCCTTCCGTTATGCTGGCGGCGAAGCCAAGGCCTACAACAATCTCGGCTATGTGCTGCTTTCCGGCGGCCAGCCCGTTGAGGCCATTCCCTATTTCGAGCGGGCCCTTGAGCTTTCGCCTTCCTATTACACCATGGCCGACGAGAACCTGAAACGCGCCCGCATGGCTGCGCGTTTCAGTGCCGATATTGATGGTTCAACCCCGAACCGACTGTCCCCGGGACCTTTCCCGTCCGTGGGGCAGGCTGCCGGCGAGGCTGCGGACGTTGTCAAGGCGTCCGCGGCCTTGCCCCGTGCGGCAACCGCAGCCAAGGCCGCGAGTGTTCCCGGGCCGCAGCCCGTGCAGGAACGCGACCTGAAACCTGACATTGCCGCGCCTGCCGCTGCAACTCCTGAAGCGGCCTCGCCCGAAATCTCCACCGGGGCAGCCAAGCCTTCCAAGGTGCAGGTCTCAAAGCGGTCTTCGGCAACCGGGGATGCAATACAGCCTGTGTACGGCATTCATGTCAGCTCGTGGCAGGATGTGAACCGCGCCAGCCGCGATTGCGAGCGACTGGAAAAGCGCGGCTTTTCCACGTGGATCAACGAGGTGGACCTTGGCGAGCGTGGCAGGTGGCACCGCGTGGTGGTGGGCCGCTATTCCAGCAGGGCCGAGGCTGCCAAGGACCGGCCCGGCGTCCTCGAGTCCTGCGGGCTGGACAGGGCCATGATCGTGCGGCTGGATTCCGGAGTAGCCACCAATTGA
- a CDS encoding hybrid sensor histidine kinase/response regulator: MDEHSSGFRILAIDPDTEMLTQYRDILCFERGDASALEALIADSAGASGHHTQEAAEGSEQMVFQVSCHRDAREALREAAMAIGREEPFAVALINMRQQGSDGVEAAARLRSVDPNVEIVMLSSSGDVPLAELNRRVPPPEKLLYLQKPFRSQELRQLANSLCHKWRMQLQLFEFNERLTHIVDSRTAELNHANQRLMRDIAKRASVLRQLEASEERYRLLFDKDITANFVADGDGLILNCNKAFADMFGFAEPSSVEGENLFDVWDSLGSGMNLREQLERTGRLRNHETSFRGSSGRVHLLATVDGVMGEGGLEEIRGYFVDITERMELEEQLRLAQKMEALGTLAGGIAHDFNNILGVIMGYAEIVHSSAEPDSTLERRVTEIMRAGERARDLVTQILNFSRQGPQERQPMTLIPLVKEALKLLRSSIPANVEINVNTGAEDDRIMADPTQMHQIILNLCTNAAHAMREHGGRLDVEVADADETDRMFIPGDVGRPEWFVRLRVTDTGHGMDAETMDRVFDPFFTTKELGEGTGMGLSMVHGIVRKHEGHVHVHSEPGQGAIFSVYLPRTPDLARPEAAALPQLVFTRGRILFVDDEKALVDIGRDMLESFGFEVVTRTSSIEALEAFRHRAHDFDLVITDQTMPNMTGLELSREILRVRPDQPIILCTGFSEAVSYDRLRDAGIGDFIMKPILKHELMESLGRMLGRDDDSDLIG, encoded by the coding sequence ATGGATGAACATTCTTCCGGATTTCGCATACTCGCCATTGATCCCGACACCGAGATGCTGACCCAGTACCGGGACATCCTCTGTTTCGAGCGTGGGGACGCCTCTGCGCTGGAGGCCCTTATTGCGGACAGTGCCGGAGCTTCCGGGCACCATACGCAGGAGGCCGCCGAGGGCTCCGAACAGATGGTTTTTCAGGTCAGTTGCCATCGGGACGCACGCGAGGCACTGCGCGAGGCAGCCATGGCCATCGGCAGGGAAGAGCCCTTTGCCGTGGCCCTGATCAACATGCGCCAGCAGGGCTCGGACGGGGTGGAGGCGGCGGCGCGGCTGCGGTCCGTGGACCCCAACGTGGAGATCGTCATGCTTTCCTCGTCCGGGGACGTGCCGCTTGCCGAGCTCAACCGCCGGGTTCCGCCGCCGGAAAAACTCCTGTACCTGCAAAAACCCTTTCGCTCGCAGGAATTGCGCCAGCTGGCCAACTCCCTGTGCCACAAATGGCGCATGCAGTTGCAGCTTTTCGAGTTCAACGAACGCCTGACCCATATCGTGGACAGCCGCACCGCGGAACTGAACCACGCCAACCAGCGGCTCATGCGCGATATTGCCAAGCGGGCGTCCGTGCTCCGGCAGCTGGAAGCCAGCGAAGAACGCTACCGGCTGCTGTTCGACAAGGATATCACTGCCAACTTCGTGGCCGACGGCGACGGGCTGATCCTGAACTGCAACAAGGCATTTGCCGACATGTTCGGGTTTGCGGAGCCGTCGAGCGTGGAGGGAGAAAATCTTTTCGACGTCTGGGATTCGCTGGGATCGGGCATGAATCTGCGCGAACAGCTGGAACGGACCGGGCGGTTGCGCAACCACGAGACGAGTTTCCGCGGCTCCTCCGGGCGCGTGCATTTGCTGGCCACCGTGGACGGTGTCATGGGCGAGGGCGGGCTTGAGGAGATACGCGGCTATTTTGTGGACATCACCGAACGCATGGAGCTTGAGGAGCAGCTGCGGCTGGCCCAGAAAATGGAGGCGCTCGGCACGCTGGCCGGGGGCATTGCCCACGACTTCAACAACATTCTCGGCGTGATCATGGGCTATGCCGAGATCGTGCACAGCTCGGCCGAGCCGGACAGCACGCTGGAACGGCGGGTCACGGAGATCATGCGGGCCGGGGAGCGGGCCCGGGATCTGGTTACCCAGATACTGAATTTTTCGCGGCAGGGTCCGCAGGAGCGCCAGCCCATGACCCTGATTCCGCTGGTCAAGGAGGCGCTCAAGCTGTTGCGCTCCAGCATTCCGGCCAACGTGGAGATCAACGTGAACACCGGGGCCGAGGACGACCGCATCATGGCCGATCCCACCCAGATGCACCAGATCATCCTGAACCTGTGCACCAACGCTGCCCATGCCATGCGGGAACACGGCGGGCGGCTGGACGTGGAGGTGGCCGATGCGGACGAGACCGACAGGATGTTCATCCCCGGCGACGTGGGACGGCCCGAATGGTTCGTGCGCCTGCGCGTGACCGACACCGGCCACGGCATGGACGCTGAAACCATGGACCGGGTTTTCGACCCGTTTTTCACCACCAAGGAGCTGGGTGAAGGCACGGGCATGGGCCTTTCCATGGTGCATGGCATCGTGCGCAAACACGAAGGCCACGTGCACGTGCACAGCGAGCCCGGACAGGGTGCGATTTTTTCCGTGTATCTGCCCCGCACGCCCGATCTGGCCCGGCCCGAGGCCGCGGCCCTGCCCCAGCTGGTTTTCACCCGTGGGCGCATCCTGTTCGTGGACGACGAAAAGGCGCTGGTGGACATCGGGCGCGACATGCTCGAATCGTTCGGGTTCGAGGTGGTCACCCGTACCAGCAGCATCGAGGCGCTGGAGGCTTTCCGGCACCGCGCCCACGATTTCGATCTGGTCATCACGGACCAGACCATGCCCAACATGACCGGGTTGGAGCTTTCGCGCGAGATTCTGCGCGTGCGCCCGGACCAGCCCATCATCCTGTGTACGGGCTTCAGCGAGGCGGTTTCCTATGACCGTCTGCGCGATGCCGGCATCGGCGATTTCATCATGAAGCCCATCCTCAAGCACGAACTCATGGAAAGCCTCGGCCGCATGCTGGGCCGGGACGACGACTCAGACCTGATCGGCTGA
- a CDS encoding HD-GYP domain-containing protein: protein MAKMNIPEYRISVDRLRPGVFIRLEKTGWFSHPFLFNSFKITSPEQIDILRQLGVGKVLCIPEKSDVLPGAQDEKPVPAPCEPDATRQMLDEMWELKRERTRRLEEKKQRMAECENHYFESVRDITNIMKGMVRGNGESVLDAREFVRRLARHFLEDRESTLHLMNVLPRIEPVYSHSLNVAVLSMMAGREAGFSKEQMELLGMGALFHDIGKTRIEKKLLRKRGPLTKPEQELLEKHPEFGVEILAKIADFPAEALPAVAQHHERADGSGYPDGLTGEQTDRLARMVNIANSYDNLCNNSDPEENLTPYLALSYMFGQGKALYDMELLTSFIRCLGVYPPGTVVQLTNGTIGMVMSVNPANQLRPSVVLYDSEIPKKEALIVELADEAELQVEKSIRLSHLPPEIFEYLNPRSRITYYVDPDDL from the coding sequence ATGGCCAAAATGAACATTCCTGAATACAGGATATCCGTGGACCGTCTGCGTCCCGGGGTCTTCATTCGTCTCGAGAAAACCGGCTGGTTCTCCCATCCCTTCCTGTTCAACAGCTTCAAGATCACGAGTCCGGAACAGATAGACATCCTGCGCCAACTGGGCGTGGGCAAGGTTTTGTGCATACCGGAAAAAAGCGACGTGTTGCCCGGCGCACAGGACGAAAAACCGGTCCCGGCGCCCTGCGAACCCGACGCGACCCGGCAGATGCTGGACGAAATGTGGGAACTCAAACGGGAGCGCACCCGCCGTCTGGAAGAAAAAAAGCAGCGCATGGCCGAATGCGAAAACCACTACTTCGAATCAGTGCGGGACATCACCAACATCATGAAAGGCATGGTCCGTGGCAACGGGGAATCCGTGCTGGACGCCCGCGAGTTCGTGCGGCGGCTGGCCCGCCATTTTCTTGAAGACCGGGAATCCACCCTGCACCTCATGAACGTGCTGCCCCGCATCGAGCCGGTCTATTCCCATTCGCTGAACGTGGCCGTGCTGTCCATGATGGCCGGGCGCGAAGCCGGATTCTCGAAAGAGCAAATGGAACTGCTGGGCATGGGCGCGCTGTTTCACGACATCGGCAAGACACGCATTGAAAAGAAATTGCTGCGCAAACGCGGGCCACTGACCAAGCCCGAGCAGGAACTGCTGGAAAAGCACCCGGAATTCGGCGTGGAAATCCTCGCGAAAATCGCCGACTTCCCGGCCGAAGCCCTTCCGGCCGTGGCCCAGCACCACGAACGCGCGGACGGATCCGGCTACCCGGACGGACTCACGGGCGAACAGACCGACCGACTGGCACGCATGGTCAACATCGCCAATTCCTACGACAATCTCTGCAACAATTCCGATCCCGAGGAAAACCTGACCCCGTATCTGGCCCTTTCCTATATGTTCGGGCAGGGCAAGGCCCTCTACGACATGGAACTGCTGACCTCGTTCATCCGCTGCCTCGGGGTGTACCCGCCCGGCACGGTGGTGCAGCTCACCAACGGCACCATCGGCATGGTCATGTCCGTGAACCCGGCCAACCAACTGCGGCCCAGTGTCGTGCTCTATGATTCGGAAATCCCGAAAAAGGAAGCGCTCATCGTGGAACTGGCGGACGAGGCCGAACTGCAGGTGGAAAAAAGCATCCGGCTCTCGCACCTGCCACCGGAAATCTTCGAATATCTCAATCCCCGCTCCCGCATCACCTACTACGTGGACCCGGACGACCTGTAG
- a CDS encoding DUF4390 domain-containing protein has translation MAAGQARLRVLTACAGAGVLPGGPLLFFQCPAVTFGSMKIMSRSFVSRFPAVCRLRDRLPTLVWTVAAVVLMVVSAGASCGQTLVLRQPAIDHAGDELQVRLGIDLRDVNGVAAALKDGVSREVSCSASLFRVRQYWFDTRIGQKRYTWRMGYDALSGEFVIRDGQRGRELRGADLAALLKTAWASVRMPLGRWALLQRGTMYNLDMAVTMHQTEVPGWVTRTLFFWDWNQGPSTSYALEFRY, from the coding sequence GTGGCTGCGGGCCAGGCACGGCTGCGCGTACTGACCGCATGTGCGGGCGCGGGCGTCCTGCCGGGCGGGCCGCTCTTGTTCTTTCAATGCCCGGCTGTTACATTCGGCAGCATGAAGATCATGTCCCGTTCGTTTGTGAGCCGTTTCCCGGCCGTTTGTCGTTTGCGTGACCGTTTGCCCACCCTTGTGTGGACTGTTGCGGCCGTGGTGCTCATGGTGGTTTCCGCCGGGGCTTCATGCGGCCAGACGCTGGTGTTGCGCCAGCCGGCCATCGACCATGCGGGGGACGAACTGCAGGTGCGCCTCGGCATTGACCTGCGTGACGTGAACGGGGTGGCAGCCGCCCTGAAAGACGGCGTTTCGCGCGAGGTCAGCTGCAGCGCCTCCCTGTTTCGTGTCCGCCAGTACTGGTTCGACACCCGGATCGGCCAGAAACGGTACACGTGGCGGATGGGCTACGACGCCCTGTCCGGGGAGTTCGTGATCCGCGACGGTCAGCGGGGCCGCGAGCTGCGGGGCGCGGATCTGGCCGCCCTGCTCAAGACCGCGTGGGCTTCGGTACGCATGCCTCTGGGTCGTTGGGCCCTGTTGCAACGCGGCACCATGTACAATCTGGACATGGCCGTGACCATGCACCAGACCGAGGTCCCGGGGTGGGTCACGCGAACATTGTTTTTCTGGGACTGGAACCAGGGGCCGTCAACTTCCTATGCCCTGGAGTTCCGGTACTAG
- a CDS encoding sensor histidine kinase produces MTEYIHISTSDNRERKRRRRELIAAGVCFALIAVLTWVELKYLGGNSYLFLGLLNLNFILLLVVFFIVARNSVKLLLERRRRVLGSRLRTRLVLAFISLSLIPTMLMFLVSVKFVQTSVDYWFKGQVEESMEQALELGRAFYGSMQERLERRGKNMIDEIKEREYRWGGKGMNTFLGDKYAEYGLSLVGVVTPAGKFQNTHSSARWEKAWPEIAEKVDWESLKEKPRPWSTILSKPDSDLIVGVTPVDEGRSGFLVLGETAGQGVLHRLDQIVRGLDEYKKLKTLKYPWKMTLYLTLGVMTMLIILGAIWFGFRLAKEISAPVQALAAGTERIAKGDLTVRLEDPSDDELGFLVGSFNLMAEDLESSQESEQRAQQRLAQQNQELERRGSYIEAVLDNITSGVISMDDAGRIGTVNKAAERILGVPSAFLIGKKPQVLLSGEFAELMAEAMEQLKGSPASVWSRQVDLPVRDRVIKVLVNIVSLGEMGGGTAGTVVVLEDITELEKMQRLAAWREVARRIAHEIKNPLTPIKLSAQRLQRRYGEAVDERVFNECTDLIVRQVERLQQMVSEFSAYAKIPEAQFKADYLVPLVEEVVAMFRTTHRGIRWDLRIETPVERMVFDHEGLRKVFINLFTNAVEALEGRDDGEVVVTVNHSKDEGVVHISVQDNGPGLSEEDVSRMFEPYFSRKKGGTGLGLAIVRSIVSDHKGSVSVRPNKPGGSVFELVLPVRA; encoded by the coding sequence ATGACCGAATACATCCACATCAGCACCTCGGACAACCGGGAGCGCAAGCGCCGCAGGCGCGAACTCATTGCCGCGGGCGTGTGTTTTGCGCTCATCGCGGTGCTGACATGGGTGGAGCTCAAATACCTTGGCGGCAATTCCTATCTTTTCCTCGGATTGCTGAACCTCAATTTCATTCTGCTGCTGGTGGTTTTTTTCATCGTGGCCCGCAACAGTGTCAAGCTGCTGCTGGAACGGCGGCGCAGGGTGCTCGGCTCCCGGCTGCGCACCCGGCTGGTGCTGGCGTTCATTTCCCTTTCGCTCATCCCCACCATGCTCATGTTCCTGGTCAGCGTGAAGTTCGTGCAGACCTCGGTGGATTACTGGTTCAAGGGGCAGGTGGAGGAATCCATGGAACAGGCCCTTGAACTGGGCCGGGCTTTTTACGGTTCCATGCAGGAGCGGCTGGAGCGGCGCGGCAAGAACATGATCGACGAGATCAAGGAACGCGAATACCGTTGGGGCGGCAAGGGCATGAACACCTTTCTGGGCGACAAGTACGCGGAGTACGGTCTGAGCCTCGTGGGCGTTGTGACCCCGGCGGGCAAGTTCCAGAACACCCACTCCTCGGCCCGGTGGGAGAAGGCATGGCCCGAGATCGCGGAAAAGGTGGACTGGGAAAGCCTCAAGGAAAAGCCCCGGCCGTGGTCCACCATTCTTTCCAAGCCGGACAGCGACCTGATCGTGGGGGTCACGCCCGTGGACGAGGGGCGTTCCGGCTTCCTTGTGCTGGGCGAAACCGCCGGGCAGGGTGTTTTGCACCGGCTGGACCAGATCGTGCGCGGGCTTGATGAATACAAGAAACTCAAGACATTGAAATATCCGTGGAAAATGACCTTGTACCTGACGCTCGGGGTCATGACCATGCTTATCATTCTCGGAGCCATCTGGTTCGGATTCCGGCTGGCCAAGGAGATTTCCGCGCCCGTGCAGGCCTTGGCGGCTGGTACGGAGCGTATTGCCAAGGGCGACCTGACCGTGCGTCTGGAAGACCCGTCAGACGACGAGCTGGGCTTTCTTGTCGGTTCGTTCAACCTCATGGCCGAGGACCTTGAAAGCAGTCAGGAGAGCGAGCAGCGTGCCCAGCAGCGGCTGGCACAGCAGAATCAGGAGCTGGAACGGCGCGGTTCCTATATCGAGGCCGTTCTGGACAACATCACATCGGGCGTGATTTCCATGGACGATGCCGGACGCATCGGCACCGTGAACAAGGCGGCCGAGCGCATTCTGGGCGTGCCCTCGGCGTTTCTCATCGGCAAGAAGCCCCAGGTGCTGCTCTCCGGGGAATTCGCGGAGCTCATGGCCGAGGCCATGGAACAGCTCAAGGGCAGCCCGGCCTCGGTCTGGTCGCGGCAGGTGGACCTGCCCGTACGCGACAGGGTCATCAAGGTGCTGGTCAACATCGTGAGCCTCGGGGAAATGGGCGGCGGCACGGCCGGCACCGTCGTGGTGCTGGAAGACATCACCGAGCTGGAGAAGATGCAGCGGCTGGCGGCCTGGCGTGAGGTGGCCCGGCGCATCGCCCACGAGATCAAGAACCCGCTCACGCCCATCAAGCTTTCGGCCCAGCGCCTGCAGCGCCGTTACGGCGAGGCCGTGGACGAACGCGTCTTCAATGAATGCACGGATCTGATCGTGCGACAGGTGGAGCGGCTGCAGCAGATGGTTTCCGAGTTTTCCGCCTACGCCAAGATTCCCGAGGCGCAGTTCAAGGCAGATTATCTGGTGCCGCTCGTGGAAGAGGTCGTGGCCATGTTCCGCACCACACATCGGGGCATCCGTTGGGATCTGCGCATTGAAACGCCCGTGGAGCGCATGGTTTTCGACCACGAAGGCCTGCGCAAGGTGTTCATCAATCTGTTCACCAACGCTGTGGAGGCTCTGGAGGGCCGCGACGACGGCGAGGTTGTGGTCACCGTGAACCACAGCAAGGACGAGGGCGTGGTGCATATTTCGGTACAGGACAACGGTCCCGGTCTTTCCGAGGAAGACGTTTCGCGCATGTTCGAGCCGTATTTTTCGCGCAAGAAAGGCGGCACCGGATTGGGGCTGGCCATCGTGCGTTCCATTGTCAGCGATCACAAGGGGTCGGTGAGCGTTCGTCCCAACAAGCCCGGGGGCAGTGTTTTTGAACTGGTGTTGCCGGTGCGGGCATGA
- a CDS encoding AtpZ/AtpI family protein has product MFFKNNDSMKDILQVGGAAGTMGLHLVSATVVGLFMGYWLDKWLLEFFQLHTKPWLTMIFTILGIVSGFRMVLEDARKMQRQAEAEEKGPVNGANKQGAENGDDPSKD; this is encoded by the coding sequence ATGTTCTTTAAAAATAACGACAGCATGAAGGATATTCTCCAGGTTGGAGGTGCGGCGGGCACAATGGGCCTCCATCTGGTATCCGCGACAGTTGTCGGACTGTTTATGGGGTACTGGCTCGACAAGTGGCTGCTGGAATTCTTCCAGCTGCACACCAAGCCCTGGCTGACCATGATCTTCACGATCCTCGGCATTGTTTCCGGATTCCGGATGGTGCTGGAAGATGCGCGCAAGATGCAACGGCAGGCCGAGGCTGAAGAGAAGGGACCCGTGAACGGGGCAAACAAGCAGGGTGCCGAAAACGGTGACGATCCGTCAAAAGATTGA
- a CDS encoding ATP synthase subunit I, protein MTIRQKIDRFLYARGFVHDEVRNLMRSQLCFSLGLAIGLLGVTLGSAWSLAFAAGAVVITLNFWALARIVQQLIYVQKGAVFTLLVIFYGKLILSGVVLYLVLGVWRLPVWGLVAGLSTVVVNITAWGLKNFGQNKPDA, encoded by the coding sequence GTGACGATCCGTCAAAAGATTGATCGATTCCTGTACGCCCGGGGTTTTGTGCACGACGAGGTCCGCAATCTCATGCGGAGCCAGCTGTGTTTCTCCCTGGGGTTGGCAATCGGTTTGCTGGGTGTCACTCTCGGTTCTGCCTGGTCGCTGGCTTTTGCGGCCGGAGCCGTGGTCATAACGCTGAACTTCTGGGCGCTTGCCCGCATAGTGCAGCAATTGATCTATGTGCAGAAAGGGGCTGTTTTCACCCTGTTGGTGATTTTCTACGGAAAGCTTATTCTCAGCGGCGTGGTGTTGTATCTCGTGTTGGGGGTGTGGCGGTTGCCGGTCTGGGGGCTGGTGGCAGGGCTTTCCACGGTGGTGGTCAATATCACCGCCTGGGGGCTGAAAAATTTTGGGCAAAACAAGCCTGACGCGTAA